A genomic region of Nocardioides plantarum contains the following coding sequences:
- a CDS encoding acyl-CoA thioesterase, whose product MRHLYRCPMRWADLDLLGHVNNVTYVDYLQEARVDMMRTLGQGRATHDDLEDGVVVVRHEVTYLAPLGLRLEPIGIECWVTEVRAASFTMAYEVFHDEDDGGRTTYLRATTVLTPYVFAQERPRRLTDAEKAAMAPYVEPAATSRGRAARLGPLDRAGAVHYPLHVRFSDVDLYRHVNNVKYFEYFQEARVRLMGDLTRRGGRRMSPVVVAQTDVDYLRPILLRPTPYDVWSRVTRVGSRSMTIDGEIVGGADGTEALARSRVALVFWDPETQRSTEPPEGLRELLSPAVSPAS is encoded by the coding sequence GTGCGCCACCTCTACCGCTGTCCGATGCGCTGGGCCGACCTCGACCTGCTCGGCCACGTCAACAACGTGACGTACGTCGACTACCTGCAGGAGGCGCGGGTCGACATGATGCGCACCCTCGGCCAGGGGCGCGCCACCCACGACGACCTCGAGGACGGTGTGGTGGTGGTCCGCCACGAGGTCACCTACCTGGCCCCGCTCGGCCTGCGGCTGGAGCCCATCGGCATCGAGTGCTGGGTCACCGAGGTGCGGGCGGCTAGCTTCACGATGGCCTACGAGGTCTTCCACGACGAGGACGACGGCGGCCGCACCACCTACCTGCGGGCCACGACCGTGCTCACCCCCTACGTGTTCGCCCAGGAGCGCCCGCGTCGCCTGACCGACGCGGAGAAGGCCGCCATGGCGCCGTACGTCGAGCCCGCGGCGACGTCGCGGGGCCGTGCCGCCCGGCTCGGTCCGCTCGACCGCGCCGGGGCCGTCCACTACCCGCTGCACGTGCGGTTCTCCGACGTCGACCTCTACCGCCACGTCAACAACGTCAAGTACTTCGAGTACTTCCAGGAGGCGCGGGTGCGGCTGATGGGCGACCTGACCCGCCGCGGCGGGCGGCGGATGTCGCCGGTGGTGGTCGCCCAGACCGACGTCGACTACCTGCGCCCGATCCTGCTGCGCCCCACGCCGTACGACGTGTGGTCGAGGGTGACCCGGGTCGGCAGCCGCTCGATGACCATCGACGGCGAGATCGTCGGGGGTGCCGACGGCACCGAGGCGCTGGCGAGGTCGCGGGTGGCCCTCGTCTTCTGGGACCCCGAGACCCAGCGCTCCACCGAGCCGCCCGAGGGTCTGCGCGAGCTGCTGAGCCCGGCGGTCAGTCCAGCGAGTTGA
- a CDS encoding acetyl-CoA C-acetyltransferase: MPEAVIVSAARSPIGRANKGSLKDLRPDDLTATIIQAALDKIPSLDPHTIDDLYLGCGLPGGESGNNMAKVVNTLLGLDDVPGATITRYCASSVQSTRMAFHAIKAGEGDIFVAAGVETVSRFAKGTSDHWPDTKNPKFAEAQKLTDAYAEGGQDWHDPREDGLLPDIYLAMGQTAENVARMRGLSRQELDEFGVRSQNLAEKAINDGFWAREITPVTTPDGTVVSADDGPRAGVTYDALKDLKPVFRPDGVVTAGNCCALNDGAAAVVIMSDTKTAELGLTPLARIVSTGVSGLSPEIMGLGPVEATKNALKYAGMSIGDIDLVEINEAFAAQVVPSYQELGIDLDRLNVNGGAIAVGHPFGMTGARLQNTLLNSLDWHDKTTGLITMCVGGGQGMALILERI; encoded by the coding sequence ATGCCCGAAGCAGTCATCGTCTCCGCCGCCCGGTCCCCGATCGGTCGCGCCAACAAGGGATCGCTCAAGGACCTGCGTCCCGACGACCTGACGGCCACGATCATCCAGGCGGCCCTCGACAAGATCCCCTCGCTCGACCCGCACACCATCGACGACCTCTACCTCGGCTGCGGCCTGCCCGGCGGCGAGTCGGGCAACAACATGGCCAAGGTCGTCAACACCCTGCTCGGCCTCGACGACGTCCCCGGCGCCACGATCACCCGCTACTGCGCGTCGTCGGTGCAGTCGACGCGGATGGCGTTCCACGCGATCAAGGCCGGCGAGGGCGACATCTTCGTCGCCGCCGGCGTCGAGACGGTCTCGCGCTTCGCCAAGGGCACCTCCGACCACTGGCCCGACACCAAGAACCCCAAGTTCGCCGAGGCCCAGAAGCTCACCGACGCCTACGCCGAGGGCGGCCAGGACTGGCACGACCCCCGCGAGGACGGCCTGCTGCCCGACATCTACCTGGCCATGGGCCAGACCGCCGAGAACGTCGCCCGGATGCGCGGGCTGTCGCGCCAGGAGCTCGACGAGTTCGGCGTCCGCTCGCAGAACCTCGCCGAGAAGGCCATCAACGACGGCTTCTGGGCGCGCGAGATCACCCCGGTCACCACTCCCGACGGCACCGTGGTCAGCGCCGACGACGGCCCGCGCGCCGGCGTGACCTACGACGCGCTGAAGGACCTCAAGCCGGTCTTCCGTCCCGACGGCGTCGTCACCGCCGGCAACTGCTGCGCCCTCAACGACGGTGCTGCCGCCGTCGTCATCATGTCCGACACCAAGACCGCCGAGCTGGGCCTGACGCCCCTGGCGCGCATCGTCTCCACCGGCGTCAGCGGCCTGTCCCCCGAGATCATGGGCCTCGGCCCCGTCGAGGCCACCAAGAACGCCCTCAAGTACGCCGGCATGAGCATCGGCGACATCGACCTGGTCGAGATCAACGAGGCGTTCGCCGCTCAGGTCGTGCCGTCCTACCAGGAGCTCGGCATCGACCTCGACCGCCTCAACGTCAACGGCGGCGCGATCGCGGTCGGTCACCCGTTCGGCATGACCGGCGCGCGACTGCAGAACACCCTGCTCAACTCGCTCGACTGGCACGACAAGACCACCGGCCTGATCACCATGTGCGTCGGCGGCGGTCAGGGCATGGCCCTGATCCTCGAGCGGATCTGA
- a CDS encoding MarR family winged helix-turn-helix transcriptional regulator, which yields MAAHFPTLPEPRWLDQEQQVAWRALVLGSTLLFDRLDEDLRRNHGISLVEYEILVRLSERDGRMRMSRLADSLAHSRSRVTHTIRRMEDALLVTREVSQDDGRGVSAVMTDRGRLLLENVAPTHVNGVRDHLVDLVDPADFAAVGRVFDAVADHLIAGHPDREMR from the coding sequence GTGGCCGCCCATTTCCCGACCCTGCCCGAGCCACGCTGGCTCGACCAGGAGCAGCAGGTCGCCTGGCGCGCGCTCGTGCTCGGCTCGACCCTCCTGTTCGACCGGCTCGACGAGGACCTGCGGCGCAACCACGGGATCTCCCTGGTCGAGTACGAGATCCTGGTCCGACTGTCCGAGCGCGACGGCCGGATGCGGATGTCGCGCCTGGCCGACTCGCTCGCCCACAGCCGCAGCCGGGTCACCCACACCATCCGCCGGATGGAGGACGCCCTGCTGGTCACGCGCGAGGTCTCCCAGGACGACGGCCGCGGCGTCAGCGCCGTGATGACCGACCGCGGCCGCCTCCTGCTCGAGAACGTCGCCCCGACCCACGTCAACGGCGTGCGCGACCACCTCGTCGACCTCGTCGACCCGGCCGACTTCGCCGCGGTGGGCCGGGTCTTCGACGCGGTCGCCGACCACCTGATCGCGGGTCACCCCGACCGCGAGATGCGCTGA
- a CDS encoding DUF4233 domain-containing protein: MSDRDRSPRRAMCAAVLSFEAVVVALTAPVAIAISDVSPAVALVVGLGLAVACVLAAGMLRTERGYQLGWLVQVAAIALGFLVTTMFFLGAMFALLWGTADYLGRKIERERAEAYARFDAEGGGSVG; the protein is encoded by the coding sequence GTGAGCGACCGCGACCGCTCGCCGCGCCGGGCGATGTGCGCGGCGGTGCTCTCCTTCGAGGCGGTGGTCGTCGCCCTGACCGCCCCGGTGGCCATCGCGATCTCCGACGTCTCGCCGGCGGTGGCGCTGGTGGTCGGGCTCGGCCTGGCCGTCGCGTGCGTGCTCGCCGCAGGGATGCTGCGCACCGAGCGCGGCTACCAGCTCGGCTGGTTGGTCCAGGTCGCCGCGATCGCGCTCGGCTTCCTGGTCACCACGATGTTCTTCCTGGGCGCGATGTTCGCCCTGCTCTGGGGGACCGCCGACTACCTCGGCCGCAAGATCGAGCGCGAGCGGGCCGAGGCCTACGCGCGGTTCGATGCCGAGGGTGGGGGGTCGGTGGGCTGA
- a CDS encoding bifunctional folylpolyglutamate synthase/dihydrofolate synthase has protein sequence MTTSDTDPDAPRLAETFDEVEDALLSRWPETRLEPSLDRIRAFVELLGDPQSTYRSIHLTGTNGKTSTSRMIDTLLRALDLRTGRFTSPHVQRMNERISIDGEPLDDDAFVRAFNDVAPYIGLVDADQPHPLSFFETVVAMAYAAFSDAPVDVAVVEVGMGGSWDATNVIDADVAVLLPVAVDHARYLGDSLAAIAREKVGIIKPGATVVVAEQTPDVAAIIGERAAEVGAQLVVEGVDFGVAARLPAVGGQVVSLQGLRARYDDVFIPLFGAHQAQNAAFALAAVEAFLGDQPLDDDLVREAFAQVTSPGRLEVIRRSPTIVLDAAHNPHGAEAVAAALEDSFQFSPLIGVLGVMGDKDAEGLLAVLEPHLAHVVITQNSTDRSMPASDLARTAVEVFGEDRVTVEPRLADAIDQAAALAEAGEAVSSMGSGAVLVTGSVVTVGEARTLLERPERQPRGASGTSS, from the coding sequence ATGACCACCAGCGATACCGACCCCGATGCCCCCCGCCTGGCCGAGACGTTCGACGAGGTCGAGGACGCCCTGCTCTCGCGCTGGCCCGAGACGCGGCTGGAGCCGTCGCTGGACCGGATCCGCGCGTTCGTCGAGCTGCTGGGCGACCCGCAGTCGACCTACCGCTCGATCCACCTGACCGGCACCAACGGCAAGACGTCGACCTCGCGGATGATCGACACCCTGCTGCGGGCGCTCGACCTGCGCACCGGTCGGTTCACCTCCCCGCACGTGCAGCGGATGAACGAGCGCATCAGCATCGACGGCGAGCCGCTCGACGACGACGCGTTCGTCCGGGCGTTCAACGACGTGGCGCCCTACATCGGTCTCGTCGACGCCGACCAGCCGCACCCGCTGAGCTTCTTCGAGACCGTCGTCGCCATGGCGTACGCCGCCTTCTCCGACGCCCCGGTCGACGTGGCCGTCGTCGAGGTCGGCATGGGCGGGTCGTGGGACGCGACCAACGTGATCGACGCCGACGTGGCCGTGCTGCTCCCGGTGGCCGTCGACCACGCGCGCTACCTGGGCGACTCGCTCGCCGCGATCGCGCGCGAGAAGGTCGGCATCATCAAGCCCGGCGCCACCGTCGTGGTGGCCGAGCAGACGCCCGACGTGGCCGCGATCATCGGCGAGCGTGCGGCCGAGGTCGGCGCGCAGCTGGTCGTCGAGGGCGTCGACTTCGGCGTGGCCGCGCGGCTGCCGGCGGTCGGCGGTCAGGTCGTGTCGCTGCAGGGCCTGCGGGCGCGCTACGACGACGTCTTCATCCCGCTCTTCGGAGCCCACCAGGCGCAGAACGCCGCGTTCGCCCTGGCCGCGGTCGAGGCGTTCCTGGGCGACCAGCCGCTCGACGACGACCTCGTCCGCGAGGCGTTCGCCCAGGTCACCTCGCCCGGCCGGCTCGAGGTCATCCGGCGCAGCCCGACCATCGTGCTCGACGCCGCCCACAACCCGCACGGCGCGGAGGCGGTCGCCGCGGCGCTCGAGGACTCCTTCCAGTTCTCGCCGCTGATCGGCGTCCTCGGCGTCATGGGCGACAAGGACGCCGAGGGCCTGCTCGCCGTGCTCGAGCCCCACCTGGCCCACGTCGTCATCACCCAGAACTCCACCGACCGCTCGATGCCGGCCAGCGACCTGGCCCGCACCGCCGTCGAGGTCTTCGGCGAGGACCGGGTCACGGTCGAGCCGCGCCTGGCCGACGCCATCGACCAGGCCGCCGCGCTGGCCGAGGCGGGCGAGGCGGTGAGCTCGATGGGCTCCGGCGCGGTGCTGGTCACCGGCTCCGTGGTCACCGTCGGTGAGGCCCGCACGCTGCTCGAGCGGCCCGAGCGTCAGCCCCGCGGGGCGAGCGGGACCTCGTCGTGA
- a CDS encoding NAD(P)-dependent alcohol dehydrogenase — translation MRTTAAVVHEPGQEFRLEEVELDEPRADEVLVRLVATGLCHTDISLRDTLPAEMFPRVFGHEGAGVVEQVGAEVEGIAVGDHVLLSFRSCRHCGPCREGAVGYCDNALMLNYMGFRMDGSTTHHLAEDAPLYGSFFGQSSLAQHALAYADNCVVVDDSLDLTLLAPYGCGFQTGAGTVLNVFDPRPDQSIVVFGVGAVGIAAIVAAKAAGVETVVAVDLLDARLDVAEQYGAVRVDPTALGEQSVPDRVKELTGGGAAYAIDTTGVSTVVKQAQQALRPRGTLVALGLGAEEYAIDAIDLLQNGKVVRSSIEGDSDPLEMIPRLLQMRADGRFEVDHLITTYPFTEINAAVADVLAGKVVKPVLVW, via the coding sequence ATGCGGACCACAGCGGCAGTCGTGCACGAGCCAGGCCAGGAGTTCCGGTTGGAGGAGGTCGAGCTCGACGAGCCCCGCGCCGACGAGGTGCTGGTCAGGCTGGTCGCGACCGGGCTGTGCCACACCGACATCTCCCTGCGCGACACGCTGCCGGCCGAGATGTTCCCGCGGGTCTTCGGCCACGAGGGTGCCGGCGTCGTCGAGCAGGTCGGTGCCGAGGTCGAGGGCATCGCGGTCGGCGACCACGTGCTGCTGAGCTTCCGCTCCTGCCGGCACTGCGGTCCCTGCCGGGAGGGCGCGGTGGGCTATTGCGACAACGCGTTGATGCTCAACTACATGGGCTTCCGGATGGACGGCTCGACCACCCACCACCTCGCCGAGGACGCGCCCCTCTACGGCTCGTTCTTCGGCCAGTCCAGCCTGGCCCAGCACGCCCTCGCCTACGCCGACAACTGCGTCGTCGTCGACGACTCCCTCGACCTGACGCTGCTCGCGCCCTACGGCTGCGGCTTCCAGACCGGCGCCGGCACCGTGCTCAACGTCTTCGACCCGCGCCCCGACCAGAGCATCGTCGTCTTCGGCGTCGGCGCCGTCGGCATCGCCGCGATCGTCGCGGCCAAGGCCGCCGGGGTCGAGACCGTCGTCGCAGTCGACCTGCTCGACGCCCGACTCGACGTCGCCGAGCAGTACGGCGCCGTGCGCGTCGACCCGACCGCCCTCGGCGAGCAGAGCGTGCCCGACCGGGTCAAGGAGCTCACCGGCGGCGGCGCGGCGTACGCCATCGACACCACCGGCGTCTCGACCGTCGTCAAGCAGGCCCAGCAGGCGCTGCGCCCGCGGGGCACGCTCGTGGCGCTGGGCCTCGGTGCCGAGGAGTACGCCATCGACGCCATCGACCTGCTCCAGAACGGCAAGGTCGTCCGGTCCTCGATCGAGGGCGACTCCGATCCCCTGGAGATGATCCCGCGGCTGCTGCAGATGCGCGCCGACGGCCGCTTCGAGGTCGACCACCTGATCACGACCTACCCGTTCACCGAGATCAACGCGGCCGTCGCCGACGTGCTGGCCGGGAAGGTGGTCAAACCCGTCCTCGTCTGGTGA
- a CDS encoding SigE family RNA polymerase sigma factor: METIVDQPKTGVSFDDFVAARSTALWRSAYLLTGDRHKAEDLLQAALVKTWRRWERLDDRSSETAEAYVRRALVTTYTDWWRRRWRGEVPTADLPDAAGTSDESTRVDVRRDVLTALAALPRGQRAVLVLRYFDDLTEQRTADTLGVSVGTVKSQASRAIAALRSSPALTDRLPGEPS; this comes from the coding sequence ATGGAGACCATCGTGGACCAGCCCAAGACGGGCGTGAGCTTCGACGACTTCGTCGCGGCGAGATCGACGGCGCTGTGGCGCAGCGCCTACCTGCTGACCGGTGACCGGCACAAGGCCGAGGACTTGCTGCAGGCGGCGCTCGTCAAGACCTGGCGTCGTTGGGAGCGCCTCGACGACCGCTCGTCAGAGACCGCCGAGGCCTACGTGCGCCGGGCGCTGGTGACGACCTACACCGACTGGTGGCGCCGTCGCTGGCGAGGCGAGGTGCCGACCGCCGACCTGCCCGACGCTGCCGGGACGAGCGACGAGTCGACCCGGGTCGACGTACGCCGCGACGTGCTGACGGCCCTGGCCGCCCTGCCCCGGGGCCAGCGCGCGGTGCTGGTGCTGCGCTACTTCGACGACCTCACCGAGCAACGCACGGCCGACACGCTCGGCGTGAGCGTCGGCACCGTCAAGAGCCAGGCGTCCCGCGCGATCGCGGCCCTGCGCTCCTCCCCCGCGCTCACCGACCGACTGCCTGGAGAACCCTCATGA